A window of Hippoglossus stenolepis isolate QCI-W04-F060 chromosome 18, HSTE1.2, whole genome shotgun sequence contains these coding sequences:
- the lhfpl2a gene encoding LHFPL tetraspan subfamily member 2a protein has translation MCHVIVTCRSMLWTLLSIVAAFGELIAFMSTDWLVGFPRTPDAVFGPHGATTAGEAYRPTLGIYGRCIKLPHLQRGILCGPYAVHFGEIASGFWQATSIFLAAGILLLCAVAFISVFTMCFQSIMKKSIFNVCGLLQGIAGLFLILGLMLYPAGWGSDKVQLYCGQDAAPYRAGLCSMGWAFYTAMGGTVLTFICAIFSAQAEIATSSDKVQEEIEEGKSLICLL, from the exons ATGTGCCATGTCATTGTCACCTGCCGCTCCATGCTGTGGACTCTGCTGAGTATTGTGGCTGCGTTCGGAGAGCTCATCGCCTTCATGAGTACTGATTGGCTGGTGGGATTTCCCCGCACCCCAGATGCCGTGTTCGGCCCCCATGGGGCCACCACAGCCGGAGAGGCCTACAGGCCCACTTTAGGCATCTACGGCCGCTGTATAAAACTGCCCCACCTGCAGCGTGGGATCCTGTGTGGGCCGTACGCGGTGCACTTTGGGGAGATTGCCAGCGGGTTCTGGCAGGCTACTTCTATCTTCCTGGCTGCAGggatcctgctgctgtgtgccgTGGCGTTCATCTCGGTCTTCACCATGTGCTTCCAAAGCATCATGAAGAAGAGCATCTTCAATGTGTGCGGACTGTTGCAAGGGATCGCAG GCCTGTTTCTGATCCTGGGTCTGATGCTGTATCCCGCTGGCTGGGGTTCAGACAAGGTGCAGCTGTACTGCGGCCAGGACGCGGCTCCGTACCGGGCCGGGCTCTGCTCCATGGGCTGGGCCTTCTACACGGCCATGGGCGGCACGGTGCTCACCTTCATCTGCGCCATCTTCTCTGCGCAGGCCGAGATCGCCACCTCCAGTGACAAGGTGCAGGAGGAGATCGAGGAGGGCAAGAGCCTGATCTGCCTCCTCTGA